In one Musa acuminata AAA Group cultivar baxijiao chromosome BXJ2-5, Cavendish_Baxijiao_AAA, whole genome shotgun sequence genomic region, the following are encoded:
- the LOC135611701 gene encoding protein G1-like4, with translation MDLIANPDSPHSNNSGGSSPNGSPRHLSASSSAAATGAGAASSASPPSLSRYESQKRRDWNTFGQYLRNHRPPLSLSQCSSAHVLEFLRYLDQFGKTKIHTHVCPFFGHPNPPSPCPCPLRQAWGSLDALIGRLRAAYEENGGKPESNPFGTRAIRLYLREVREVQSKARGISYEKKKRKKPQQNQHHPPPPPAAA, from the coding sequence ATGGATTTGATAGCAAACCCAGATAGTCCCCACTCCAACAACAGTGGCGGCAGCAGTCCCAACGGCAGCCCCCGGCACTTGAGCGCCTCCTCATCGGCTGCCGCCACCGGTGCTGGAGCTGCCTCCTCCGCCTCCCCTCCATCCTTGAGCCGCTACGAATCTCAAAAGCGCCGTGACTGGAACACGTTCGGCCAATACCTCAGGAACCACCGCCCGCCGCTCTCCCTCTCTCAGTGCAGCAGCGCCCACGTCCTCGAGTTCCTCCGCTACCTCGACCAATTCGGCAAGACCAAAATACACACCCACGTGTGCCCCTTCTTCGGCCACCCCAACCCTCCGTCGCCATGTCCCTGCCCTCTCCGTCAAGCCTGGGGCAGCCTTGACGCCCTCATCGGCCGCCTTCGTGCGGCCTACGAGGAGAACGGGGGCAAGCCGGAGTCCAACCCGTTCGGCACCCGTGCGATCCGTCTGTATCTCCGGGAGGTCCGCGAGGTTCAGTCCAAGGCACGTGGCATCAGCTACGAGAAGAAGAAACGCAAGAAGCCACAACAAAACCAGCACCAccctcctccaccgccggcggCAGCCTGA